Proteins encoded within one genomic window of Paludisphaera rhizosphaerae:
- a CDS encoding type II toxin-antitoxin system prevent-host-death family antitoxin, whose product MMMPPSPSRVRFIGSRELHRDLPKVLESLETPENRYVLTVHSKPKAVLIGAEAFLSLLRGATPEDRLLALQLGALVQGLEAAESTAEEPEDDLVGV is encoded by the coding sequence ATGATGATGCCTCCGTCTCCGTCCCGCGTTCGATTCATTGGCAGCCGCGAGCTCCACCGCGATCTTCCGAAAGTCCTGGAAAGCCTTGAAACTCCTGAGAACCGCTATGTCTTGACCGTCCACAGCAAGCCCAAGGCCGTCCTCATCGGCGCCGAAGCCTTCCTCAGCCTCCTCCGCGGCGCGACCCCCGAAGACCGCCTGCTGGCCCTCCAGCTCGGCGCTCTCGTCCAGGGTCTCGAAGCCGCCGAGTCGACCGCCGAGGAGCCCGAAGACGATCTGGTCGGC